CCAGCTTATTGAAGAAGTAATCTTGCCAGTTGGGGTTGTTCTTTTTCGGACGTAAAAAGAAACTGTCTTTGTTGGGAAACAATTTGTAGGCATCCAAAATATAACGAAGCTGTATTTGTTTCCACTTTGGCTTGGTGATGTCTATTTTCTCGTTGCGCAAATCAAAGCCATAGCACAGGTTGTTTTGCTGGGGTGGTGTTTTGGCACCAAACATGCTTACCGGAGTAAAACTAAAGAGTGAGTCTGGCATAGTGGGGTGACCAAATACTTGAAACGGAAATGTAGTACCACGGCCCAAACTCACATCAGTGCCTTCAAAAAAGCAGGTGCTGCTATACAGGAAAATACTTTGCATGTTGGGCAGGTTGGGGCTGGGGCGAACAGGCAGCTCGTAGTAATCGCTGTGGGTATAGTTCTGACATTTAATCACCAGCATGTGAAAGGGTGTGTCCTTCGTAGGCACCGCTTTTTTAAAGGTTTCCATCATGCTGTTGGCTTTTGGGGTAAGCCATTTTTCACCTACTAGCATTTGTGCATATTCGCCAATGGTAAGGCCATGCACAATCGGAATGGGTTGCATACCAACGTGGCTCTTGAATGGTTTTTCAAGAATAGGACCATCTACATAAAAACCATTGGGGTTGGGTCGGTCAAGAATCAACAAGGGCTTTGCATTTTCAATGCAGGCATTCATATAATCTTCCAATGAAGAGATGTATGTATAGTAACGCATGCCCACATCCTGCACATCAAATATCATGATGTCTACATCTTTCATTTCATCGGCACTGGGGGCATACTTGCCGCCGTACAGGCTTACAATTGGAATGCCCGTAGCAGAGTCAACACTGTTGCCCACTTTTTCGCCGGCATCGGCCGTGCCTCTGAAACCATGCTCGGGTGAAAAGATTTTGACGAGTTGTACGCCCCGCTTCAGCAGGGTATCAGCCAAATGCACTTTGTTGGGCCCCACCACCGTAGTTTGGTTGGCAAAGAGTGCCACCCGCTTGCCTTTGAGCAGGGGCAGGTACACATCCATACGGTCGGCACCGGTTTTAATGCCAGTTTTAGGTTTGTTTACTGGCTGTGCAGCCAATTGTAAGCCGCTCAACAGCAGCATCAAAAAGGTCGTAGCAAGAGCAATCAGTTTTCTCATAGGTCTGCAAGTTGCGTAATTTTAGGTTTGCTATCACCATTTGAAAGACTACCTTGCAGCTTCATTAAATCTCACAAGATGTCTGTAGTAAAAAAGGCGATGTGGTGAAGGTACACTACACCGGTACATTAACCAGCGGCGAACAGTTTGACTCTTCTGCAGGCCGTGAACCATTGGAGTTTACAGTTGGCGCTGGTCAAATGATCAAAGGGTTTGATGCCGGCGTAGAAGGCATGACTCTCGGCGGTAAAAAAACCATTAATATTCCTGCTGCTGAAGCTTATGGCGAATGGAGCGAAGAAAATGTAATTGAATTTCCGAAGGAGCAAATTCCTGCCGAAATGCAATTGGAAATTGGTATGGAACTGATGCTGCGTGACCAAATGGGCCGCCCTGTTCCTGTAATTGTACATGCTATTGAAACCGAAGTAGTGAAGTTGGATGCCAACCATTCACTGGCAGGTAAAGAACTCGTTTTCGATATTGAACTCGTAGAGTTGAATGGCGAAAAAGGTGGCTCAAAAATTATTCTGCTCGACTAATCGATTCGATGATATTTTAAAAGCGTTGACTGGTTCAACGCTTTTTTTATGCCCTTAATACAGCGGTTAATTGCTGCACATCTTGCAGCGAATGCGCCGCTGTAAATACTGCACGGTTGAGTGGCTTACCAGCAGGATTTGGATAAGCAAAAGAGGAGATGAGGATGTTGTGTTGTGCAAACCAATGCTCATCCATGTCGGTAGGTAAAAACAAAATGGGAAGTTGTGGATGCAATACAAAAGAAGTAGAGTGCTGTACTTGTTCTTTCATCCAATGGTAATGCTGTTGCAGCTTTACTCTTTGTGCTTCATACAATGTGGTTGCTTGCTGCCATGCATGCAACACTGCAGGCATGGGTGGAGTAGTGGCTGCGTAAAACGGATTGCTGCGCAAGGCAGCTGCGGTGCTGGCATTGCTGCATGCAACAGCACCAGCCTGCACACCCAATGCTTTCGACATGGAAAAAGAAATCATCCATTCGATGTTCTCTTTTTGCGGCAAAAAAGAAGCTACGCCTTTTCCATTGTTTCCGGTTATACCAATGCCGTGGCTATCATCAATCAACACGATCGATGGCTTTTGCATGGCAGATAAAAATTGCCAGTCGTATGCCACGGGAGCTAACGGGTTCACTGCATCTGCAATGATTGCATATGGCCCTTCGTATGTATGGTTGTTGATTTGCTCCACTACATGCTGACTCCATGTTTCAAATGAAGTTGTGGCTGATTGAATGCCTGCTGCTAATACTGCGGGATGACAATTGGGTGCTGCAAAAATGGGACAGTTCAATTGTTGAATAGAGTGCACTGCTGCTTGTCCTGCTGCAAATCCACCAGCAAATAATACTGTGTCTGCAGCAGCTAACCAATCACTGATTTGCGCCTCTGCTTCACTGTATATTTTTAATGGAGTGTTTGAAATACGGGCACTGGGTTGCATCAGTCCGTACTTGTCTAATCCTTCTTTTACCCATTGCATAAATGCAGGGTGCGATGCCATGCCTAAGTAACTATAGCCGGAAAAGAAAAGTTGTTCTCCTTGTTCAGTAGTGGCAAAATTACCCGGTGTTTGTAACAGTGTTTGCATGTAAAACGCTTAGTTCAAAAGTAAGGGTTGTAAAATTGAATAATTTGAATAACAGCAATAGAAAAGCCCCACATGTTTGCGGGGCTTTTCTTATATCAAGTAAGACTTTACTTTAGGCTACTGCTTTGTTTACCAACTCGGCAGCTTCGCTCAGGAGGATGGCACTTTGTACCTGCAAGCCGCTTTCATCAATCAGCTTCTTGGCTTCTTCGGCATTGGTACCCTGCAGGCGAACAATGATAGGAATGTTGATTTCGCCAATGGTTTTGTAAGCATCAATTACACCTTGTGCTACACGGTCGCAACGAACAATACCACCAAAAATGTTGATGAGTATGGCTTTCACTTTGGGGTCTTTCAAAATAATGCGGAAACCGGCTTCAACAGTTTGTGCATTGGCGCTACCGCCTACATCCAGGAAGTTGGCTGGCTCACCACCACTCAGCTTAATCATATCCATGGTAGCCATGGCCAAACCGGCACCGTTAACCATACAGCCAACGTTGCCGTCGAGCTTTACAAAGTTCAGGTTGTATTGACCGGCTTCTACTTCAGTAGGATCTTCTTCGGTTACATCACGCAGCGCAGCGAGGTCAGGATGACGCATCAGCGCATTTTCATCCAAACTCATTTTACAGTCAACTGCAATAATTTTTTCATCGCTGGTTTTGAACAGCGGGTTGATTTCGAGCATGCCGCAATCCAGCGCCACATAGGCATTGTACAAGTTGGTTACAAACTTTACGCAGCTTTTAAAAGCATCACCACTCAAGCCAAGGTTGAAGGCAATTTTACGTGCCTGAAAACCTTGCAGACCGCCACCGGGATGTACCCACTCTTTAAAAATTTTCTCAGGCGTATTGTGTGCTACCTCTTCAATGTCCATACCGCCTTCGGTGCTGTACATAATCACGTTCTGGCCTTTGGCACGGTCGAGCAAAATAGAGAGGTAGAATTCCTTTACAGGATTGGGTCCGGGATAGTAAACATCCTGAGCCACCAATACTTTATTTACTTTTTTACCAGCAGGGCCAGTTTGAATCGTTACCAGTGTATGACCCAAAATGTTTTTGGCAATGTTGGTCACATCATCGAGGCTTTTGGCTACGGCTACACCACGCTGCTCACTACCCTCAATTTTACCTTTACCACGGCCACCGGCATGTATTTGCGCTTTTATCACCGCAAAGTTGTTGCCTGTTTGCGTTTTAATCTGGCGGTAGGCTTCTTCCGCATGCATCACACTCTCCACGGCGATGCCTTCCTGCACTGGCACATTGTACTTTTTCAACAGCTCTTTTGCCTGATATTCGTGTAGGTTCATATGGGGGCTTTTTTTTAGTGCGGCGAAGATAAGCCTTGCGTGTTTTGACCGTGCAGAAATTGCCGATTTTAGGCCCTTCATTTTCCACCAAAGCCTTTTTATAAAAAGTTTGCTATTTCATTCTGGTCCCTATATTTGTTTTAACATTTTCAAAAAGAATTGTTAAACCAAAACTAACTACCTGTGGCCTACGA
The Phnomibacter ginsenosidimutans genome window above contains:
- a CDS encoding exo-beta-N-acetylmuramidase NamZ family protein, translating into MRKLIALATTFLMLLLSGLQLAAQPVNKPKTGIKTGADRMDVYLPLLKGKRVALFANQTTVVGPNKVHLADTLLKRGVQLVKIFSPEHGFRGTADAGEKVGNSVDSATGIPIVSLYGGKYAPSADEMKDVDIMIFDVQDVGMRYYTYISSLEDYMNACIENAKPLLILDRPNPNGFYVDGPILEKPFKSHVGMQPIPIVHGLTIGEYAQMLVGEKWLTPKANSMMETFKKAVPTKDTPFHMLVIKCQNYTHSDYYELPVRPSPNLPNMQSIFLYSSTCFFEGTDVSLGRGTTFPFQVFGHPTMPDSLFSFTPVSMFGAKTPPQQNNLCYGFDLRNEKIDITKPKWKQIQLRYILDAYKLFPNKDSFFLRPKKNNPNWQDYFFNKLAGNYTLMWQIMNGKTEAEIRKSWQPGLKQYKATRKKYLLYKDFE
- a CDS encoding FKBP-type peptidyl-prolyl cis-trans isomerase, whose translation is MSQDVCSKKGDVVKVHYTGTLTSGEQFDSSAGREPLEFTVGAGQMIKGFDAGVEGMTLGGKKTINIPAAEAYGEWSEENVIEFPKEQIPAEMQLEIGMELMLRDQMGRPVPVIVHAIETEVVKLDANHSLAGKELVFDIELVELNGEKGGSKIILLD
- a CDS encoding aminotransferase class I/II-fold pyridoxal phosphate-dependent enzyme, with translation MQTLLQTPGNFATTEQGEQLFFSGYSYLGMASHPAFMQWVKEGLDKYGLMQPSARISNTPLKIYSEAEAQISDWLAAADTVLFAGGFAAGQAAVHSIQQLNCPIFAAPNCHPAVLAAGIQSATTSFETWSQHVVEQINNHTYEGPYAIIADAVNPLAPVAYDWQFLSAMQKPSIVLIDDSHGIGITGNNGKGVASFLPQKENIEWMISFSMSKALGVQAGAVACSNASTAAALRSNPFYAATTPPMPAVLHAWQQATTLYEAQRVKLQQHYHWMKEQVQHSTSFVLHPQLPILFLPTDMDEHWFAQHNILISSFAYPNPAGKPLNRAVFTAAHSLQDVQQLTAVLRA
- the sucC gene encoding ADP-forming succinate--CoA ligase subunit beta translates to MNLHEYQAKELLKKYNVPVQEGIAVESVMHAEEAYRQIKTQTGNNFAVIKAQIHAGGRGKGKIEGSEQRGVAVAKSLDDVTNIAKNILGHTLVTIQTGPAGKKVNKVLVAQDVYYPGPNPVKEFYLSILLDRAKGQNVIMYSTEGGMDIEEVAHNTPEKIFKEWVHPGGGLQGFQARKIAFNLGLSGDAFKSCVKFVTNLYNAYVALDCGMLEINPLFKTSDEKIIAVDCKMSLDENALMRHPDLAALRDVTEEDPTEVEAGQYNLNFVKLDGNVGCMVNGAGLAMATMDMIKLSGGEPANFLDVGGSANAQTVEAGFRIILKDPKVKAILINIFGGIVRCDRVAQGVIDAYKTIGEINIPIIVRLQGTNAEEAKKLIDESGLQVQSAILLSEAAELVNKAVA